The following are encoded in a window of Esox lucius isolate fEsoLuc1 chromosome 14, fEsoLuc1.pri, whole genome shotgun sequence genomic DNA:
- the zdhhc8a gene encoding probable palmitoyltransferase ZDHHC8 encodes MPTSGGERIKASAFIPVSTAVILLVGSTTLFFVFTCPWLAVTVSIYVPPCSAILFFFVLANFTMATFMDAGVLPMANEDEDKDDDFHAPLYKNVEVKGVQVRMKWCASCHFYRPPRCSHCSVCDHCVQDFDHHCPWVNNCIGRRNYRYFFLFLLSLTLHMVGVFLGGLLYILHHTEDLWKLHCTVTLVVMSVSALFFIPVLGLTGFHFYLVFRGRTTNEQVTGKFQGGVNPFTRGCCGNLEYLICSPISPKYTERLIKKSTVRVMPPFLRPETDRQIPTLKVGDNGLNRHDVQNKRPSTDAVDEPDIKHVNSPPPLPPKPDPNLLKSQLAAKEERGPHHKPAIPLPGPNLQQIKALPQSPSAKAPPPSPVQQVSVVPDQQGRSNSKGHSVSPEHILARVDKQLAIPPGPTSTPLQLNSLTLNSRSLTLKHAYRHGNKPPALHPEGPTSRQLSPGVFPLHDPLSSRCSLSYDSLVNSADPHYPAQRGAPPLHYHPRFMTLGPDSSVLQRPPPHAYSPVFMGATRHSPQPRDTSLRDPALRDLTPHALTSRDLTPHALTSRDLTPHALTSRDLTPHALTSRDLTPHALTSRDLTPHALTSRDLTPQALIHMEASPVRYDNLSKTIMASIQERREMEERDNVLRMQARNQGLYSCPDMGVYDIPSRRSLPTDSMRLPGSRGPTPPAYGSREFMMSTGILGYGGTRSPLSSASSSSLSRAPRTSSSPPQSSSSLQSKARSPSPAYLPPDRHASPSSSSSTLPRTSSSSSATAQYVHPKRPSLTYPGKEGKDSAPLGAAK; translated from the exons ATGCCCACCAGCGGCGGTGAGAGAATTAAAGCCAGCGCGTTTATTCCAGTGTCCACCGCAGTCATCCTCCTTGTCGGGTCCACgactttattttttgtctttac GTGCCCGTGGTTGGCAGTGACGGTGTCAATCTACGTGCCACCATGCAGTGCCATCCTCTTCTTCTTCGTCTTGGCCAACTTCACCATGGCAACCTTTATGGACGCAGGCGTTCTTCCTATGG ctaaTGAGGACGAGGACAAGGACGATGACTTCCACGCCCCCCTTTACAAGAACGTTGAGGTGAAAGGCGTCCAGGTCCGGATGAAATGGTGTGCCTCCTGTCACTTCTACAGGCCTCCGCGTTGCTCCCACTGCAGCGTGTGTGACCACTGCGTCCAG GACTTTGACCATCACTGTCCCTGGGTGAACAACTGCATTGGGAGACGAAACTACCGCTACTTCTTCCTGTTCCTGCTGTCACTCACGCTGCACATGGTGGGCGTGTTCCTCGGTGGCCTGCTCTACATCCTTCACCACACGGAAGACCTGTGGAAGCTGCACTGTACAGTCAC ATTGGTGGTCATGAGTGTATCTGCTCTGTTCTTCATTCCTGTTCTGGGCCTTACAGGCTTCCACTTCTATCTGGTGTTCAGGGGCAGAACCACCAACGAACAG GTTACAGGGAAGTTTCAAGGAGGAGTCAACCCTTTCACTCGAGGTTGCTGTGGCAACCTGGAGTATCTCATATGCAGTCCCATCTCTCCAAA GTATACAGAGAGACTCATTAAGAAATCGACAGTTCGCGTAATGCCTCCTTTTCTGAGaccagagactgacagacagataccTACTCTTAAGGTTGGGGATAATGGTCTCAACCGTCATGATGTTCAGAATAAA CGCCCGTCAACTGATGCAGTCGATGAGCCAGACATCAAACATGTGAACAGTCCCCCACCGTTGCCTCCGAAACCAGACCCCAACCTCCTAAAGAGCCAACTAGCAGCCAAAGAGG AGAGAGGTCCTCATCATAAACCAGCAATCCCTCTTCCTGGACCAAACCTGCAGCAGATCAAAGCGTTACCACAGTCCCCCTCTGCCAAGGCTCCACCCCCATCCCCTGTCCAACAG GTGTCTGTTGTTCCGGACCAGCAGGGGAGAAGCAACAGTAAAGGTCACAGCGTGTCACCGGAACACATCCTGGCCAGGGTGGACAAGCAGCTCGCCATCCCACCGGGTCCCACGTCCACTCCACTCCAGCTCAACTCTCTCACCCTCAACTCCCGCTCCCTCACCCTCAAACACGCCTATCGCCATGGCAACAAGCCCCCTGCCTTGCATCCCGAGGGCCCAACCTCCCGCCAGTTGTCTCCGGGTGTCTTCCCCCTCCACGACCCCCTGTCCAGCCGCTGCAGCCTCTCCTATGACAGCCTGGTGAACTCCGCTGACCCCCACTACCCGGCCCAGCGGGGGGCGCCCCCGCTCCACTACCACCCCCGCTTCATGACCCTGGGCCCCGACAGCAGTGTGCTCCAGAGGCCCCCTCCGCACGCCTACAGCCCTGTGTTTATGGGGGCCACCAGACACTCTCCCCAGCCAAGGGACACCTCACTCAGGGACCCCGCTCTACGCGACCTCACCCCTCATGCCCTCACCTCCAGGGACCTCACCCCTCATGCCCTCACCTCCAGGGACCTCACCCCTCATGCCCTCACCTCCAGGGACCTCACCCCTCATGCCCTCACCTCCAGGGACCTCACCCCTCATGCCCTCACCTCCAGGGACCTCACCCCTCATGCCCTCACCTCCAGGGACCTCACCCCGCAGGCCTTGATCCACATGGAGGCTTCTCCGGTGCGCTACGACAACCTCTCCAAGACCATCATGGCCTCCATCCAGGAgcggagggagatggaggagagggacaatGTGCTGCGGATGCAGGCCCGGAACCAGGGCCTGTACAGCTGCCCGGACATGGGGGTCTATGACATCCCCAGCCGACGCAGCCTGCCCACAGACAGCATGCGCCTCCCGGGGTCCCGAGGACCCACCCCTCCCGCGTACGGCTCCAGGGAGTTCATGATGAGCACTGGCATTTTGGGGTACGGGGGTACAAGGTCGCCCCTCTCCAGCGCGTCGTCGTCTTCTCTGAGTCGAGCCCCCAGGACGTCCAGCTCCCCCCCCCAAAGCAGCAGCAGCCTGCAGAGTAAGGCTCGCTCCCCCTCCCCAGCCTACCTCCCCCCGGACAGACACGCCtcgccctcctcttcctcctccaccctaCCCCGCACGTCCTCTTCGTCCTCCGCCACTGCCCAGTACGTCCACCCAAAACGCCCCTCGCTCACCTACCCGGGCAAGGAAGGGAAGGACTCGGCCCCACTGGGCGCGGCGAAATAG